A window from Corynebacterium singulare encodes these proteins:
- the tilS gene encoding tRNA lysidine(34) synthetase TilS, producing the protein MTSNEPFWPRQSPNFLACRVAVRAVVGARPRRLAVGLSGGADSLALTAALVAEGHDVTALCVDHGLQEGSAEQARRAADQAQAWGAGAEVIRVDVDKHGSVEAAARTARYRAFAPWGEVAVAHTADDQAETLLLGALRGKVSGMLERAEVEGAHVLRPLLTVRRAHTEAACAELGVEPWQDLHNVDPTFRRVALRRDILPRLADIVGGDPIPALAQAAQDAALDDASLLTPPTNSCVELAAMPEPKRRRAIAAWLREQGIEVTREAIRGVDNLCTQWHGQGGVAVSAAAGHEGRGEKVGTRLEVFRVGGTLSLLPRSSKERSRARQS; encoded by the coding sequence ATGACTTCTAACGAACCTTTCTGGCCCAGGCAGAGCCCCAACTTCTTGGCCTGCCGCGTTGCAGTCCGCGCTGTCGTGGGAGCGCGCCCACGACGGCTGGCCGTGGGGCTGTCGGGAGGGGCCGATTCCCTGGCGCTCACCGCAGCCCTCGTTGCCGAAGGCCACGACGTCACCGCCCTCTGCGTTGACCACGGCCTGCAGGAGGGCTCAGCCGAGCAGGCGCGCCGGGCAGCCGACCAGGCCCAGGCCTGGGGAGCGGGGGCGGAGGTGATTCGGGTGGACGTCGACAAGCACGGCTCTGTTGAGGCCGCCGCCCGCACCGCGCGGTACCGTGCCTTCGCGCCCTGGGGTGAGGTGGCGGTGGCGCACACGGCCGATGACCAGGCCGAAACGCTGCTCCTAGGGGCCCTGCGAGGGAAGGTGTCGGGCATGCTCGAGCGCGCCGAGGTGGAAGGCGCGCACGTCCTGCGTCCGCTGCTGACCGTGCGTCGCGCCCACACCGAGGCCGCCTGCGCGGAGCTGGGCGTTGAGCCCTGGCAGGACCTGCACAACGTGGACCCCACCTTTCGCCGCGTGGCGCTGCGCCGAGACATTCTTCCGCGCCTGGCGGACATCGTCGGTGGTGACCCCATCCCGGCCCTGGCCCAGGCCGCCCAGGACGCCGCGCTTGACGATGCCTCCCTTCTCACCCCACCCACCAACTCCTGCGTCGAACTGGCCGCGATGCCGGAGCCTAAGCGCCGCCGGGCGATTGCCGCATGGCTGCGCGAGCAGGGCATAGAGGTCACCCGCGAGGCCATCCGCGGCGTGGATAACCTGTGCACGCAGTGGCATGGACAAGGCGGTGTTGCGGTGAGCGCCGCCGCCGGCCACGAGGGTAGGGGAGAAAAGGTGGGCACAAGGTTGGAAGTCTTTCGCGTTGGTGGCACACTGTCACTATTGCCTCGGTCATCAAAGGAGCGCTCACGTGCACGACAATCATGA
- a CDS encoding endonuclease domain-containing protein, producing MEKIVGRAGALAAAKGEAIKITRGLYLPSEPTPLELAKVVSEHWPDCALDGYSAAMIFLGRKPGFPLQLIREKGLEDTRYYRCRRARPKGVFPYDGINVCNPLQAVEAMEEKHAVMFLEKYLAGGDAEGRLKLLAMDFRRFPQHTRRVLDKAVIGADSVPERALTRALEPYFVVRNNFKIGPYRWDLFLEKHRIAIEVDGYAYHRAENRRQFELDRQKLNDAVHRGYTPLHFTATTIEHHLDKVVEQVRGVARGTRPYLDPPWMWHRMFV from the coding sequence ATGGAGAAAATTGTTGGCCGTGCCGGGGCTCTCGCAGCGGCCAAGGGGGAAGCGATAAAAATTACGCGGGGGCTCTATTTGCCCAGCGAGCCAACGCCGTTGGAATTGGCCAAGGTAGTCAGTGAGCACTGGCCTGACTGTGCACTGGATGGCTATTCTGCGGCTATGATTTTTCTCGGGCGAAAACCAGGATTTCCGTTGCAGCTCATCCGGGAGAAAGGTTTAGAAGATACTCGCTACTACCGGTGCCGTCGCGCGCGGCCGAAGGGCGTCTTTCCATACGACGGCATCAACGTATGCAATCCGCTGCAGGCGGTGGAAGCTATGGAAGAGAAGCACGCCGTGATGTTTCTGGAGAAGTACCTTGCCGGCGGCGATGCGGAAGGGCGGCTAAAGCTACTGGCCATGGACTTTCGGCGGTTCCCACAGCACACCCGGCGGGTGTTGGACAAGGCCGTCATCGGTGCCGATAGCGTTCCAGAGCGGGCGCTTACTCGCGCGTTGGAGCCCTATTTCGTGGTTCGCAATAACTTTAAAATCGGGCCGTATCGGTGGGACTTGTTCTTGGAGAAACATCGCATTGCCATCGAGGTTGACGGATACGCCTACCACCGGGCGGAGAATCGGAGGCAATTCGAGCTTGACCGCCAGAAACTCAATGACGCTGTACATCGCGGTTACACCCCTCTTCACTTTACTGCGACCACGATCGAGCACCATCTGGACAAGGTGGTAGAGCAAGTTCGCGGAGTGGCTCGAGGGACTAGACCGTATCTGGACCCGCCGTGGATGTGGCACCGCATGTTCGTGTGA
- a CDS encoding rhodanese-like domain-containing protein — protein MQNVQPTEVPDNAQLIDVREDHEWNTEHAEGATHIPMGELVERLDEIDPDRDIYVICHLGGRSMQVCQYLEHTKGWDVINVDGGTDAWKAQGCPMVYPNQ, from the coding sequence ATGCAAAACGTACAACCCACCGAAGTACCCGACAACGCCCAGCTTATCGACGTCCGCGAGGACCACGAGTGGAACACCGAGCACGCTGAAGGAGCCACACACATCCCGATGGGTGAGCTGGTCGAGCGCCTCGACGAGATTGACCCGGACCGAGACATCTACGTCATATGCCATCTGGGCGGGCGCAGCATGCAGGTATGTCAGTACTTGGAGCACACGAAGGGCTGGGACGTCATCAATGTCGACGGCGGCACGGATGCGTGGAAGGCTCAGGGCTGCCCCATGGTTTACCCCAACCAGTAG
- the hpt gene encoding hypoxanthine phosphoribosyltransferase: MHDNHDSAVPAHPYGEDIENVLVAEDSLQERIQEMADRVSEKYSNAEDDLILVCVLKGAVFFLTDFARKLTIPSQLEFMAVSSYGNSASSSGVVRILKDLDRDIEGRDVVIVEDIIDSGLTLSWLIRNLRGRQPRSLEVVTLLRKPEVVKAELDLFDVGFDIPNEFVVGYGLDFAERYRDLPYVGTLRPAVYSND; the protein is encoded by the coding sequence GTGCACGACAATCATGATTCAGCCGTCCCGGCTCACCCTTACGGAGAGGACATCGAGAACGTCCTCGTCGCCGAAGACTCCCTCCAGGAACGCATCCAGGAGATGGCGGATCGCGTCTCCGAAAAGTACAGCAACGCTGAGGATGACCTCATCCTCGTGTGTGTGCTCAAAGGTGCGGTATTCTTCCTTACTGACTTCGCCCGCAAGCTGACTATCCCCTCCCAGCTGGAGTTTATGGCCGTGTCTTCCTACGGCAATTCGGCCTCGTCCTCCGGAGTGGTGCGGATCCTCAAGGACCTGGACCGCGACATTGAGGGGCGCGACGTGGTGATTGTGGAGGACATCATCGACTCCGGCCTGACTCTGTCTTGGCTCATCCGCAACCTGCGAGGCCGCCAGCCGCGTTCTCTGGAAGTGGTGACGCTGCTGCGCAAGCCGGAGGTTGTGAAGGCAGAGCTCGATCTCTTTGATGTTGGCTTCGACATCCCCAACGAGTTCGTTGTGGGCTATGGTCTGGATTTTGCTGAGCGCTACCGCGACCTGCCTTATGTGGGCACGCTGCGTCCGGCGGTCTACAGCAACGATTAA
- a CDS encoding inorganic diphosphatase — protein sequence MSVEVTIEIPKGSRNKYEIDHETGKVHLDRYLFTPMAYPADYGFIDHTLGEDGDPLDALVILPEPVFPGVVVEARIVGVFKMTDEAGGDDKLLAVVDDPRWERYQDITDVEQHIKDEIEHFFTRYKDLEPNKEVTGSGWGDKAEAEKIFEEAKARFK from the coding sequence GTGAGCGTTGAAGTAACCATCGAGATCCCCAAGGGCTCCCGCAACAAGTACGAGATCGACCACGAGACCGGCAAGGTCCACCTCGACCGCTACCTGTTCACCCCGATGGCCTACCCGGCTGACTACGGCTTCATCGACCACACCCTGGGCGAAGACGGCGACCCGCTCGACGCACTGGTCATTCTCCCGGAGCCGGTCTTCCCGGGTGTCGTGGTTGAGGCTCGCATCGTCGGCGTGTTCAAGATGACCGATGAGGCCGGCGGCGATGACAAGCTCCTCGCGGTTGTTGATGACCCGCGCTGGGAGCGCTACCAGGACATCACCGATGTGGAGCAGCACATCAAGGATGAGATCGAGCACTTCTTCACCCGCTACAAGGACCTAGAGCCGAACAAGGAAGTTACCGGCTCTGGCTGGGGCGACAAGGCTGAGGCAGAGAAAATCTTCGAAGAGGCCAAGGCTCGCTTCAAGTAA
- a CDS encoding S41 family peptidase produces MVAAVYFFGPSYGGAFAGKPVFLFNASEKRINTAMVDTAALTGIYGDSDKFQRAREAFEEDPTNADLLDAAIDAAGGKHSKVFSAEKEKAIEKTAPVVDYDDGVLRATVPSIGRHDDGQAYADTLATGLTAHPEACAAVVDLRGNDGGDMGPMYAGLSPLLPDGTALSFVSRMGTTDVVIDGNSVTGGGTPTTTSGGKLEVPVAVLTDGVTASSAEATLLAFRGLDNVRTFGEPTAGYASANTVIDYPDGRSLMLTTAKDKARTGEEFAEDPIAPDAPESELDGWLATHCG; encoded by the coding sequence GTGGTCGCGGCCGTGTACTTCTTCGGCCCCTCCTATGGCGGGGCGTTTGCGGGCAAACCCGTATTCCTCTTCAACGCCAGCGAAAAGCGCATCAACACCGCGATGGTGGATACCGCGGCGCTTACCGGCATCTACGGCGACAGCGATAAATTCCAGCGCGCCCGTGAGGCCTTTGAGGAGGATCCCACGAATGCCGATCTCCTCGATGCCGCCATCGACGCCGCCGGCGGTAAGCATTCCAAGGTCTTTAGCGCCGAAAAGGAAAAGGCGATTGAGAAGACCGCCCCCGTCGTCGACTACGACGACGGCGTCCTGCGCGCCACCGTTCCGTCCATCGGCCGCCACGATGACGGCCAGGCTTACGCGGATACCCTGGCCACAGGGTTGACCGCCCACCCGGAGGCCTGCGCCGCCGTGGTGGACCTGCGGGGCAACGATGGTGGCGACATGGGACCCATGTACGCGGGGCTCAGCCCGCTGCTGCCCGACGGCACCGCGCTGTCCTTCGTTAGCCGCATGGGGACCACGGACGTTGTCATTGACGGCAACTCCGTCACCGGTGGCGGCACACCCACCACCACGTCCGGCGGCAAGCTCGAGGTCCCCGTCGCGGTGCTCACCGATGGCGTCACCGCATCCTCCGCCGAAGCCACCCTCCTAGCCTTCCGTGGCCTGGACAACGTGCGCACCTTCGGTGAGCCAACCGCCGGCTACGCCTCCGCCAACACTGTCATTGACTACCCGGATGGGCGCTCACTCATGCTCACCACGGCCAAGGACAAGGCCCGTACCGGCGAAGAATTCGCCGAGGACCCCATCGCTCCCGACGCGCCAGAGTCCGAGCTTGACGGCTGGCTTGCCACCCACTGCGGCTAG
- a CDS encoding ABC transporter ATP-binding protein → MTQTLSLTDITKDFGGGPVLAGISLDIAPGELVAVMGPSGSGKSTLLHCMSGVLTPTHGSVRYGDEELSALGDGPRSRLRLRNFGFVFQDGQLLPELSNVDNVALPAMLNGMGRSAARKRALELLDQLGLGDLADRRPAQVSGGQAQRVTIARALVANPGVVFADEPTGALDQSTGHEVMQMLTTIVRQSGASLVMVTHDPKVADWMQRRVEIRDGIIHDDRRLGVIR, encoded by the coding sequence ATGACACAGACACTTTCCCTGACAGACATCACCAAGGATTTCGGCGGCGGCCCGGTGCTCGCTGGAATCTCCCTCGACATCGCGCCGGGCGAGCTCGTGGCCGTCATGGGGCCGTCCGGCTCCGGCAAGTCCACGCTGCTGCACTGCATGTCCGGCGTGCTCACCCCCACGCACGGCAGCGTGCGCTACGGGGATGAGGAGCTCTCCGCGCTTGGCGATGGCCCCCGCTCCCGCCTCCGCCTACGCAACTTCGGCTTCGTCTTCCAGGATGGCCAGCTCCTGCCGGAGCTGAGCAACGTGGACAACGTGGCGCTGCCCGCAATGCTCAACGGTATGGGGCGGAGTGCCGCCCGCAAGCGAGCACTGGAGCTGCTGGACCAACTGGGCCTGGGCGATTTGGCGGACCGCCGCCCGGCGCAGGTTTCCGGTGGTCAAGCGCAGCGCGTGACCATCGCGCGTGCGCTGGTGGCGAATCCGGGCGTGGTCTTCGCCGATGAGCCCACCGGTGCCCTGGACCAGTCCACCGGTCATGAGGTGATGCAGATGCTGACCACCATCGTGCGCCAGTCGGGTGCCAGCCTGGTCATGGTCACGCACGACCCGAAGGTGGCCGACTGGATGCAGCGCCGCGTGGAGATTCGCGATGGCATCATCCACGACGACCGCCGCCTTGGGGTGATTCGATGA
- the dacB gene encoding D-alanyl-D-alanine carboxypeptidase/D-alanyl-D-alanine endopeptidase → MKAKHVWWSTAALVTAGAVAATAALGVKIQRTYDHLDHGEPYVQAAPETLVQPVEAGELDTAALKKRLDELGKNEALGTFGAQVIDTKTHEVVWEREPAKPLTPASATKVLTVAAATLALDEEERITTEVLKGEKDGEVVIKVAGDVWLTEERLDDLAEQIKHTTGTVRRVSIDTSVWAGPDQAAGWDDDNIDGGYVAPIQPAMLYGGRIEEKTGDVPRSHEPALDVARALAARLGTDKADIAAVPAGAEVIASSDSEPLALRAQQAIKDSDNVMAEAIARELASHERADASFEGAAKTTLDVLAHNGIDVSGVVLKDGSGLSRDNRIPAGVLAHILDKAVAAEELRPLLGYLPLAGGEGTLYQRYPESPARGFVRAKTGTLTETSALAGTAQGQSGHVYAFAFLVNDGEVMSARQAQDALAAALHDF, encoded by the coding sequence ATGAAAGCGAAGCATGTCTGGTGGAGTACTGCGGCCCTCGTCACGGCGGGAGCCGTTGCGGCGACGGCCGCGTTGGGTGTGAAAATTCAGCGCACCTACGATCACTTGGACCACGGCGAGCCCTATGTGCAGGCAGCGCCTGAGACCCTGGTGCAACCGGTGGAGGCAGGGGAGCTCGACACCGCGGCGCTGAAGAAGCGCCTTGATGAGCTGGGCAAGAATGAGGCCCTGGGGACATTTGGTGCGCAGGTCATCGATACCAAAACCCATGAAGTGGTGTGGGAACGAGAGCCGGCCAAGCCGCTGACCCCGGCCTCCGCGACCAAGGTGCTGACCGTCGCTGCGGCCACGCTTGCTCTCGACGAAGAGGAGCGCATCACCACCGAAGTTCTTAAAGGAGAGAAGGACGGCGAGGTGGTCATCAAGGTCGCCGGCGATGTCTGGCTCACGGAGGAGCGCCTGGATGACCTGGCTGAGCAGATCAAGCATACGACGGGGACGGTCAGGCGGGTCTCCATCGATACCTCGGTATGGGCCGGCCCTGACCAGGCCGCTGGCTGGGATGATGACAACATCGACGGCGGCTATGTCGCTCCCATCCAGCCTGCCATGCTCTATGGCGGTCGCATCGAGGAGAAGACCGGCGATGTCCCGCGCTCTCACGAGCCGGCCCTCGACGTCGCCCGTGCACTCGCCGCAAGATTGGGCACCGACAAAGCAGACATCGCGGCTGTTCCTGCCGGGGCGGAGGTCATCGCCAGCAGCGACTCTGAACCTTTAGCCCTGCGCGCCCAGCAAGCAATCAAGGATTCGGACAACGTGATGGCGGAAGCCATCGCCCGTGAACTCGCCAGCCACGAGCGTGCCGATGCCAGCTTCGAGGGTGCAGCGAAGACCACGCTCGACGTGCTCGCCCACAACGGAATCGACGTCAGTGGAGTTGTCCTGAAGGATGGTTCCGGCCTCTCGCGCGATAACCGCATTCCCGCCGGCGTGCTGGCTCACATTCTGGACAAGGCCGTAGCCGCCGAGGAGCTGCGTCCGCTGTTGGGCTACCTCCCGCTGGCGGGCGGCGAAGGAACCCTCTACCAGCGCTATCCCGAGTCACCTGCGCGCGGCTTCGTGCGTGCGAAGACCGGCACCCTGACCGAGACGTCTGCCCTCGCCGGCACGGCGCAAGGCCAGTCGGGCCACGTCTACGCTTTTGCTTTCCTCGTCAACGATGGTGAGGTCATGTCCGCTCGCCAAGCCCAAGACGCTCTGGCCGCCGCCCTCCATGACTTCTAA
- a CDS encoding MarR family winged helix-turn-helix transcriptional regulator, with translation MSSSNSVTIPTALLESPSFQLERLRRRTRDGVEAALQTQQTTLREYWVLTCLVAEAASSQSALSETLAIDASDMVRLLDSLESRNWVKRERDAKDRRRQIIAATKKGVKAHKELAALVAEAEDAALDESTNKQLKHLRKLAKAIIAADAPGDGEGGDA, from the coding sequence ATGTCTTCATCAAATTCTGTTACTATTCCTACCGCTCTGTTGGAGTCCCCCTCCTTCCAGTTGGAGCGCCTCCGCCGCCGCACCCGCGATGGCGTCGAGGCCGCGCTGCAGACCCAGCAGACCACGCTGCGCGAGTATTGGGTGCTCACCTGCCTTGTCGCTGAGGCCGCGTCCTCCCAGTCCGCGCTGTCTGAAACCCTGGCCATCGACGCCTCCGACATGGTGCGCCTCCTCGACTCGCTGGAGTCCCGCAACTGGGTCAAGCGTGAGCGCGACGCCAAGGATCGCCGCCGCCAGATCATTGCCGCCACCAAGAAGGGCGTGAAAGCCCACAAGGAGCTCGCCGCGCTCGTCGCCGAGGCAGAGGACGCTGCCCTTGACGAGTCCACGAACAAGCAGCTCAAGCACCTGCGCAAGTTGGCAAAGGCCATCATCGCGGCAGACGCCCCCGGCGATGGCGAAGGTGGTGATGCCTAA
- a CDS encoding sensor histidine kinase, giving the protein MLSTVFRRKPQPTSHEQQQARQIAQLTASRRAIADAYEVERARIERDLHDGAQQYLVAASMKLGEALLDAPSPLSELLTAAKQDVDRGLNSLRTTVHGIHPQVLQDHGLVAALADAASSHGPHVSVFAPHPLPKLSASVLACGYFFGTEALTNAAKYAPGAPVSVLVTADASLKITVVDEGPGGARVVQGHGLAGMAERLAAFGGEMTLSSPPGGPTRVAGSIPLLLNRGQSGV; this is encoded by the coding sequence ATGCTTAGCACCGTGTTCCGAAGAAAACCCCAACCCACCAGCCACGAACAGCAACAGGCGCGGCAGATTGCGCAGCTCACGGCCTCGCGCCGCGCCATCGCGGATGCCTATGAGGTGGAGCGCGCCCGCATCGAGCGCGACCTGCACGACGGCGCGCAGCAATACCTCGTAGCCGCGAGCATGAAGCTGGGCGAAGCGCTTCTCGACGCCCCCTCCCCCCTCTCCGAGCTCCTCACCGCCGCCAAGCAGGACGTGGACCGTGGCCTCAATTCCCTGCGCACCACGGTGCATGGCATCCACCCCCAGGTCCTGCAGGATCATGGTCTGGTGGCCGCGCTTGCCGACGCCGCCTCCTCCCACGGCCCCCACGTCAGCGTCTTCGCTCCCCACCCGCTTCCGAAGCTCTCCGCCTCCGTGCTGGCCTGCGGCTACTTCTTCGGCACGGAAGCTTTAACGAATGCGGCCAAGTACGCCCCCGGTGCGCCGGTCTCTGTTTTAGTGACCGCGGATGCCTCCTTAAAGATCACCGTGGTGGATGAAGGCCCCGGTGGTGCGCGGGTGGTGCAAGGCCATGGGCTGGCCGGGATGGCCGAGCGCCTCGCTGCTTTTGGCGGGGAGATGACGCTGTCCTCCCCACCCGGCGGCCCGACCCGGGTGGCAGGCTCGATTCCCCTTCTTCTCAATCGCGGACAGTCAGGAGTTTAA
- a CDS encoding type II toxin-antitoxin system HicB family antitoxin, with product MNPADKYTYQTAWSEEDGEFVATVLEFPSLSWLDASAATAESELRSVVEEALEDMHRNNEQAPEPFGQRSFSGKFNLRIPQSLHRNLTIEAEREGVSLNTLIVQKLASA from the coding sequence ATGAACCCCGCAGACAAGTACACCTACCAAACCGCCTGGTCCGAAGAAGACGGAGAATTCGTTGCCACCGTTCTAGAGTTCCCTTCCCTGTCATGGCTCGACGCCTCTGCAGCCACCGCAGAATCCGAGCTGCGCAGTGTCGTCGAGGAAGCGCTAGAAGATATGCACCGCAACAATGAGCAAGCCCCAGAGCCATTTGGCCAGCGCAGCTTTTCGGGGAAGTTCAACCTTCGCATCCCACAATCGCTACATCGAAACCTCACCATCGAAGCCGAGCGGGAGGGCGTATCCCTCAACACTCTCATCGTCCAGAAGTTAGCCTCAGCATAA
- a CDS encoding LuxR C-terminal-related transcriptional regulator, whose product MSLRIVVADDSAILREGLAGLLERRGHVIVGQADSAPSLEAVVDQLRDELPDIVITDVRMPPGMGDDGLKAAVNLRNAYPGLPVMVLSQYVAPAYAVELFDSPDAGTGYLLKDRVSEVRDFLSSLDVVAQGGTVIDPTVAQALMSSGRSGLGELTPREREVLELMSRGKSNKDIAAELVLSSAAVAKHVSNIFTKLRLDPSEDNRRVKAILEYLSAHR is encoded by the coding sequence ATGAGTTTAAGAATCGTGGTGGCGGATGACTCCGCCATTCTTCGTGAAGGCCTCGCCGGCCTGTTGGAGCGCCGCGGGCATGTAATCGTCGGCCAGGCTGATTCTGCCCCTTCGCTGGAGGCCGTGGTAGACCAACTTCGGGATGAACTTCCGGACATCGTCATCACGGACGTGCGCATGCCGCCAGGCATGGGCGATGACGGCCTGAAAGCCGCCGTGAACTTAAGAAACGCATACCCGGGCCTGCCCGTCATGGTGCTCTCCCAGTACGTGGCCCCTGCGTACGCGGTGGAGCTCTTCGACTCCCCCGATGCCGGCACCGGCTACCTTTTGAAGGACCGTGTCTCCGAAGTGCGCGACTTCCTCTCCAGCCTGGACGTGGTGGCCCAGGGCGGCACCGTCATCGACCCCACCGTGGCCCAAGCTCTCATGAGCTCCGGGCGCAGCGGCCTAGGCGAGCTCACCCCGCGAGAGCGCGAGGTCCTTGAGTTAATGTCGCGCGGCAAATCCAACAAGGACATCGCCGCCGAGCTCGTCCTTTCTTCCGCCGCAGTGGCCAAGCATGTTTCCAACATCTTCACCAAGCTGCGTTTAGATCCCAGCGAGGACAACCGCCGCGTCAAAGCGATCTTGGAGTACCTCTCCGCGCACCGCTGA
- a CDS encoding FtsX-like permease family protein: protein MNTATLVFDLQRESIRARSGTGIVSVLAIVSLTIGSAIAFLVAGGTWMFWERAQHVEDAAPALKEPFGNEIEFFLYSWFALALLACAFILPALFNLTAQAAVLGASGREQRLATLRLLGLSSRQVERMAIVETGLQAIIGIVLGGLISQLIAPVFTQLDFQMRSISLPEILLPWWGYLAVAGVLFLLAIGAALVGMRRVRVSPLGVAKRQMPAAYRWWRAIVFLVIVAVGGAFLFGKAGPPTAMVIVVMFGMLMSINLIAPFILQLGAHILSLFPGTAHFVACQRVAGNARPAWRRSAAIGFFGYLAGFLVTAPLGSDALALSLKEDPGTNVVFKDISTGVVLTLIFGFTLTTMSIILGQVSGIFEDKELIRSLDLMGVPRGFQFRSGALAVMGPVVGLSFFGFLFGGGIASLMFFSSVESSDVNVLARLLMAFGFLAVGWLVTLLAIVIVEPLRGYVLRTGRRKE from the coding sequence ATGAACACCGCAACCTTGGTCTTTGACCTGCAGCGCGAATCGATACGCGCGCGCTCCGGTACTGGAATTGTCTCGGTGCTGGCGATTGTGAGCCTGACCATTGGTTCCGCCATTGCCTTCCTCGTTGCGGGTGGCACCTGGATGTTCTGGGAGCGCGCCCAGCACGTCGAGGACGCCGCCCCGGCTCTCAAGGAGCCCTTCGGCAACGAGATTGAGTTCTTCCTGTATTCGTGGTTTGCTCTGGCCCTGTTGGCCTGCGCCTTCATTCTTCCGGCGCTGTTTAACCTCACAGCCCAAGCCGCTGTCCTCGGCGCCTCAGGCAGGGAGCAGCGCCTGGCCACCCTGCGCCTGTTGGGATTGAGCTCCCGCCAGGTGGAGCGCATGGCCATCGTGGAGACGGGCCTGCAAGCCATCATTGGCATCGTGCTCGGCGGGCTGATCAGCCAGCTCATCGCGCCGGTCTTCACCCAGCTGGACTTCCAGATGCGCTCCATTTCTTTGCCTGAGATTCTGCTGCCCTGGTGGGGTTATCTGGCCGTGGCCGGCGTACTTTTCCTGCTGGCCATCGGCGCAGCACTCGTCGGCATGCGCCGGGTGCGGGTGAGCCCGCTGGGCGTGGCTAAGCGTCAGATGCCCGCGGCTTACCGCTGGTGGCGCGCCATCGTCTTCCTTGTCATCGTGGCGGTCGGCGGGGCTTTCCTCTTCGGCAAGGCGGGCCCGCCCACCGCTATGGTCATCGTGGTTATGTTCGGCATGCTGATGAGCATCAACCTCATCGCTCCCTTCATCCTGCAGCTCGGCGCGCACATCTTGTCCCTCTTCCCGGGTACCGCGCACTTCGTGGCCTGCCAGCGCGTGGCGGGTAATGCGCGCCCCGCGTGGAGGCGGAGTGCTGCCATCGGCTTCTTCGGTTACTTGGCGGGATTCCTCGTTACCGCGCCCTTGGGCTCCGATGCCCTGGCTCTGTCGCTCAAGGAAGACCCCGGAACGAACGTGGTGTTCAAAGACATCTCCACCGGTGTCGTGTTGACCCTCATCTTTGGCTTCACGCTGACCACCATGTCCATCATCCTGGGACAGGTCTCCGGAATCTTTGAAGACAAGGAGCTCATCCGCTCCCTGGATCTCATGGGCGTGCCGCGTGGCTTCCAGTTCCGGTCCGGCGCGCTTGCGGTCATGGGGCCCGTCGTGGGATTGAGTTTCTTCGGCTTCCTCTTTGGCGGCGGGATTGCCTCGCTGATGTTCTTCTCCAGCGTCGAGTCAAGCGACGTCAATGTACTCGCCCGCCTGCTCATGGCCTTCGGCTTCTTGGCAGTGGGCTGGCTGGTTACGCTCCTTGCCATCGTGATTGTGGAGCCTCTCCGCGGTTACGTGTTGCGCACGGGACGGCGAAAAGAATGA